GGAGCTAAATCCCCGCAAGGCATCACTCGTTGCGATCGCTGCGGCGGACAGGGCGTTGTTTATGAACAGCGCGGATTTTTCAGTATGTCCATGTCTTGTCCTAAATGTCATGGCGAAGGAAAATCGATTACCGAACCTTGCCTTAAGTGTCATGGCGAAGGTCTTGTAAAAGAAAAACAGCATGTTAAAGTCTCCATTCCTGCCGGAATTGATTCCGGAATGCGTCTTAAATTAAGCGGAAAAGGCGATGCCGGACAAGGCGGAGGCCCAGCCGGAGACTTATATGTCTTTATCCAAGTAGAAGATCACGAAATATTTCAAAGAGAAGGCGACGATGTCATCATCGATCTCCCAATTAGCTTTTCTGAAGCCGCTCTTGGCTGCAAAAAAGATGTCCCTTCTCTTTTTCAACATACCTGCCGTATTACTATTCCTGCCGGTACTCAAAATGGCAAAATCTTTCGCGTAAAAGGCGATGGTTTTCCTAATGTTCATGGCCATGGAAAAGGCGATCTCTTAGTAAAAATATTTGTAGAGACTCCAACTAACCTCAATACTCGTCAAAAAGAGCTGCTTACAGAGTTTTCGTCGCTTGAAAAACCGGCAAATCTTCCAAAGCAAAAAGGCTTTTTGGATAAGTTAAAAGAGCTTTTTAGTTAAGCAATTAGAAGCCCCTTTAAACTGAAGCTTGAGAGATCTCCTCGACTTGAGAGGCTTCCTCGTTTTGTGAGATTTCTTCGAAATGATAAGCTTTTGAAACCTCTTCCTGATAAGCAATCGCCAAAGGTAGACTCAATCCTTTGGAATTTAAAATCTCGGATACTGTGTTTACCGCATGAATCGGTGTGTTGCACTCAGACGAAAGGTGCGCAAGCCAAACCTGTTTTAAACCCTCATGAAAGATCTCTGTTAAAAGATGTCCGCAATCCTTGTTTGAAAGGTGGCCGACCCGGCTTAGCACCCTTTGTTTGTAAACGATCGGTCGTGAAGAGGCATGGACAAGATCAACTTCATGGTTGGCCTCAAGATAAAGGAGAGTGCAGTTTCTTAAAGATTCCCGAATCCCGGCTGTCACCATGCCAAGGTCTGCGCAAATTCCGATTTTCTCAAGATCAAAATGGATCGTAAAAGCGACCGGATCCAAAGTATCATGAGGAATGCTAAAGGGATGAATTTCAAAATCGCCAAATTGAAAAGATTCCCCTGTTGTGAAAATTTTAAAACGGGGGCATTCTCCATGGAAGGTTTCTACAATGCCTTTTGCGGTTTCAGCATTAGCAAGGATTGGGATGCCTAAATCAAAAGCCATCACTTTCAACCCCTGGATATGATCCCCATGGTCATGAGTGATTAAAATAGCATCGATTTGATCTAAGGAAACCCCAATTTCAGAAAGTTTTCTACGCGTGGCTCTTGTGCTAATTCCGGCATCGATCAATATCTTTGTGTTTTTGGTTCCAAGGTAAAGACAATTTCCTTTAGATCCGGAAGCTAGCGGGCAAAATCCATTCATTTCAATCAGGTGAGGTTAAATATTTAGGCCTTGGAAGTTTTAACATATCTCTCATTAAAATCCAAAAACCAATTGAGGTTTTTTGAATCTATTGATTTAAAAAGTTAAAAGCTGGCATATAGAATTTTTCTTATTAGGATGCGAGCCCTTTCGTGAAGCAAACACTTTCTTTATTCCATGAGATTGAAGCTCTTTTAGATGAGTTAATCAATAATGCTGAAGCTTTGAACCTAGTTTCTGAGCATGATGTTTCATTAAGCGATTTAATAAAACTTCAAGAAAAAGAGATAAAGCTCATTGAAAAATTAAAGAAAGTGAATTTGGATGCCGAAAAAAGCGAAGAGGCGAATTCGCAAGGGAACACTATTCGTTTAAGGATTAAAAAGAAATTAAAACAGTTTTCCGAATTCAATGCCAAGTTCATTAAAACTATTGAAGGATCTCATGAAATCATTGATTTCAAACCTAATGAGAGCGAATAGTGCTATTCTCTTGCGCCGGCTTTTAAGCAGAATAAACCCATCACAGCAAATACAAATGACATCATGTAATAACCCTCTCTTTCCTTTAAGGATAGGCTGAACTCCCAAAAGGATTGAACCGCTTCCCAGTCAAAGGTAAACGCAAAAAGCGAAGCTATAATTGAGACTCCAATTAAAAAAAAGCCGAGGAATCTTAATTTTTTAGAGCGTTCTAATTGCTTTTTTTGCCATTCAGAAACAGTATCAATACTTTTCATTAGGGAGATTCCTTTAAAAATCGTCATCCAAGTCGTCTATATTTGGGTCTAAAGCTTGTTGAGAAGAGGCGCTCGATGCTAAAATCTTTCGCGGCTTGCTGCCTTCTTGAGGCCCAACGATTCCATTTTTTTCAAGAGCGTCCATTAAACTTGCGGCTCTTGCATAACCGATTTTTAATTTTCTCTGCAAGAAAGTTGTGGAGGCATTTCCGGTCTTTAACACAATTTCTTTGGCCTCATGGTAAAGAGAGTCTGCCGGCTCATCGATTTCCTCATCCATTCCACCATCATCAAAAGGCATGGAATCAAAAGACTCTATGACATATTCAGGAGCTGCTTGCTCTGAAATGAATTTGATGACCTTGTTGATGTCTTCATCGCGAATATAGGCGCCTTGCGCTCTCAAAAGGTTTGATGTTCCGGGCGGTAAAAAGAGCATGTCTCCATTGCCAAGAAGCGATTCCGCTCCAATTTCATCCAGGATGATTTGGCTATTCACTCGGCTTGCTACTTTAAAAGAGATCCTGGTTGGAAAGTTTGCTTTGATAAGGCCTGTGATCACCTCTCTTGAGGGTCTTTGAGTCGCTAATATCAAGTGAATGCCAACCGCCCTTGCCATTTGGGCAATTCTTGCAATAGGGGTTTCTATATCTTGCGAGGCGACCATCATTAAGTCTGCAAGCTCATCAATGATTCCAACGATATAAGGCATTGTCTTTGGAATCTCTTTTCCAAGCTCTTTTTCTTTCTCTTCATCAATGACACGGCCATTAAACGCTAAAATATTTCTTAAGCCTAAAAGTTTCAGCATTTCATAGCGGCTTTCCATCTCTTTGACAAGCCATTTTAAAGCGGCCATAGCACCAATTGGCTCATTAATCACAGGAGCTAGCATATGGGGCAGAGGGGAGTATGCGGTAAGTTCAACTTTTTTAGGATCGACCATGATCAATTTGACTTCATCGGGTCTACAATTGAGCAAAATAGACATTACAATGGTGTTTATGCAGACAGACTTACCTGAGCCTGTAGCTCCGGCAATGATACAATGAGGCATTTTAGCTAAATCACTCATCACCCACTCTCCGCTCACGGATTTGCCAAGAAGAATAGGGATGGCAAATTTTTTGGATTGAGATTGGTACGCTTGAAGCATCTCTCGAAAAGAAACTTCTTGGGGCAAAGGGTTTGGGATTTCTATGCCTACAGCGGCT
This DNA window, taken from Criblamydia sequanensis CRIB-18, encodes the following:
- the dnaJ gene encoding molecular chaperone DnaJ, encoding MSDYYEILEVSKDANAADIKKSYRKLALKYHPDKNPGDKEAEKKFKEISEAYEVLSDENKRRLYDQYGKEGVMGGAGHPGGAQGFSSMEEALRTFMGAFGGGETIFESFFGGGGAGGDRGGFAGQSRRQGASKRANITLTLEEAAKGVEKELVITNYVSCKECHGSGAKSPQGITRCDRCGGQGVVYEQRGFFSMSMSCPKCHGEGKSITEPCLKCHGEGLVKEKQHVKVSIPAGIDSGMRLKLSGKGDAGQGGGPAGDLYVFIQVEDHEIFQREGDDVIIDLPISFSEAALGCKKDVPSLFQHTCRITIPAGTQNGKIFRVKGDGFPNVHGHGKGDLLVKIFVETPTNLNTRQKELLTEFSSLEKPANLPKQKGFLDKLKELFS
- a CDS encoding MBL fold metallo-hydrolase; protein product: MNGFCPLASGSKGNCLYLGTKNTKILIDAGISTRATRRKLSEIGVSLDQIDAILITHDHGDHIQGLKVMAFDLGIPILANAETAKGIVETFHGECPRFKIFTTGESFQFGDFEIHPFSIPHDTLDPVAFTIHFDLEKIGICADLGMVTAGIRESLRNCTLLYLEANHEVDLVHASSRPIVYKQRVLSRVGHLSNKDCGHLLTEIFHEGLKQVWLAHLSSECNTPIHAVNTVSEILNSKGLSLPLAIAYQEEVSKAYHFEEISQNEEASQVEEISQASV